A window of Synechococcus sp. MEDNS5 contains these coding sequences:
- a CDS encoding phycobilisome polypeptide, whose protein sequence is MNGWDQQRIVELARRARVFDPGSLDGVPKNLLVILIRANQDKRLLHLGELEQLCAWSGVNAKALIQLQNQTEDLVNQARHTLLSQLPQLTRPGGGLHPEERAQACWNDCFQFLRISFYGVALQRTAITNASGMHALAELYAYLDVPVPALLTLLDELAELCKTQADAADAKQETTALSETLLHISRMVRISQHHDETKSF, encoded by the coding sequence GTGAACGGTTGGGATCAGCAGCGGATTGTTGAGCTTGCTCGACGAGCACGCGTGTTTGATCCAGGGAGCTTGGATGGCGTTCCCAAAAACCTTCTCGTCATCTTGATTCGCGCCAATCAAGACAAAAGACTTCTCCACCTCGGTGAACTCGAACAACTGTGCGCTTGGTCTGGCGTGAACGCAAAAGCTCTGATCCAGCTCCAGAACCAGACCGAAGACCTGGTGAACCAGGCACGACACACTCTTTTGAGCCAGCTACCTCAGCTGACGCGACCCGGTGGCGGCCTCCACCCCGAAGAGCGGGCGCAGGCCTGCTGGAACGACTGCTTTCAGTTTCTGCGGATCAGCTTCTACGGCGTGGCACTGCAGCGAACGGCCATCACCAATGCCAGTGGAATGCATGCTCTTGCAGAGCTCTACGCCTATCTCGACGTTCCCGTCCCAGCTCTGTTGACGCTCCTCGATGAGCTGGCGGAACTCTGCAAGACCCAAGCTGATGCAGCGGATGCCAAGCAAGAAACAACAGCCCTGAGTGAAACCCTCCTGCACATCAGCAGGATGGTTCGTATTTCTCAACATCATGACGAGACCAAAAGTTTCTGA
- a CDS encoding ComF family protein — protein sequence MLTPLKDCLKDLLTTACCPCCKREIERCPRQGPFCRACWQHFALPARGLHGIHPYRWTAAGWYDGELRQLILQLRRHPDTRLLCALTEGLGATLPNDAVLVPIPGWKTESRSNPLPLMICRSLQRSTRSLLKRSRPTVGQHHLNRQQRMANQRGSFAVEPGVPVPRSVRNPEGEPLELWLVDDILTSGATAQAAMDALNDQGVKVSGVICLGRTPLGRTR from the coding sequence TTGCTGACTCCCCTCAAGGATTGCCTGAAGGATCTGCTCACCACGGCCTGCTGCCCCTGCTGCAAAAGGGAGATTGAACGTTGTCCTCGTCAGGGACCGTTCTGCAGAGCGTGCTGGCAACACTTCGCCCTTCCTGCGCGAGGTTTGCATGGCATCCATCCCTACCGCTGGACGGCGGCGGGTTGGTACGACGGAGAGCTGCGGCAACTCATCCTGCAACTGCGGCGCCATCCGGACACCCGTCTTCTTTGTGCACTCACCGAAGGCCTCGGTGCAACGCTGCCCAACGATGCCGTTCTGGTTCCCATTCCCGGCTGGAAAACTGAATCCAGAAGCAATCCACTGCCCTTGATGATCTGTCGGTCCCTGCAGCGGAGCACCCGATCGCTGCTGAAGCGTTCACGGCCGACCGTCGGCCAGCACCATCTCAACCGCCAGCAGAGGATGGCGAATCAACGGGGCAGCTTTGCTGTAGAACCTGGGGTGCCGGTCCCCCGATCTGTGCGCAATCCCGAAGGGGAACCGCTGGAACTCTGGCTCGTGGATGACATTCTCACCAGTGGAGCCACGGCCCAGGCTGCAATGGACGCCCTGAACGACCAGGGAGTGAAGGTGAGTGGAGTGATCTGCCTCGGCAGAACGCCCCTTGGACGCACACGGTGA
- a CDS encoding DUF2470 domain-containing protein produces MAADPLTPEVSDRICRHMNDDHSDAVLRYAHHYGGVSSATAATMKEVTADAMTLEVNNQAVRIPFDHVLTDSEDAHRTLVAMLRAMPAPVTRGES; encoded by the coding sequence ATGGCTGCCGACCCTCTCACCCCTGAAGTCAGCGACCGCATCTGCCGTCATATGAATGACGACCACAGCGATGCCGTACTGCGCTATGCCCACCATTACGGCGGGGTTTCATCCGCAACAGCGGCAACGATGAAAGAGGTCACAGCTGACGCGATGACCTTGGAAGTGAACAACCAGGCCGTGCGCATCCCCTTCGACCATGTGCTCACTGACAGCGAAGATGCGCACAGAACCCTGGTGGCCATGCTTCGGGCCATGCCAGCGCCTGTGACCAGAGGGGAATCCTGA
- a CDS encoding FGGY-family carbohydrate kinase — translation MANTPLALGIDLGTSGVRIAVIDAGRSLLFSAATGYRQGLHAPCDWIRALEELIPSIPTPLRRQLGALAVDGTSGTLLACTHQGDPLGDALPYHQACPEQIEHVRDLITEDGPACSSSSSLARALRLLQQHPQPVLLRHQADWLHGWLLQDWRWGEEGNNIRLGWLLQRQCWPESFHGEAWMASLPDIRPSGSPLGTLSRQRSRDLDLPDDLIVVAGTTDANAAVLTADAADDEGITVLGSTLVIKRFMDEPLRPGAGTSTHRVGGRWLGGGASNSGGAVLRQIFPGIDLAELSRQIDPERSSGLDLRPLACRGERFPVDDPTQEPVLTPRPVSDSLYLHGLLEGLSKIERDGWQRLQQLGAPAPKKLVTLGGGARNPQWRRLRERMLGLPIRSCTTPPAAGVARLALTALQQKSPAANHSE, via the coding sequence ATGGCGAACACGCCGCTTGCCCTCGGCATCGACCTGGGAACAAGTGGTGTGCGGATCGCCGTGATCGATGCCGGCCGGTCGCTGCTGTTCAGCGCCGCGACCGGCTACCGCCAGGGTCTGCATGCACCGTGTGACTGGATTCGGGCTCTGGAAGAACTCATCCCATCCATCCCCACGCCGCTCCGCAGGCAGCTGGGGGCTCTCGCTGTGGATGGAACCTCCGGCACGCTGCTCGCATGCACCCATCAGGGGGATCCACTTGGCGATGCACTGCCTTACCACCAGGCCTGTCCGGAACAGATCGAGCACGTGCGTGATCTGATCACCGAGGACGGTCCTGCCTGCAGCTCAAGCAGCAGCTTGGCCCGTGCTCTGAGGTTGCTGCAACAACATCCGCAGCCTGTCTTGCTGAGACACCAGGCCGATTGGCTGCATGGGTGGCTTCTCCAGGACTGGCGCTGGGGAGAAGAAGGCAACAACATCCGGCTGGGCTGGCTGTTGCAACGCCAGTGCTGGCCGGAAAGTTTTCACGGAGAAGCGTGGATGGCGTCGTTGCCCGACATCCGCCCGAGCGGATCGCCTCTGGGAACGCTTTCAAGGCAACGCTCCAGAGACCTCGACCTACCCGATGACCTGATCGTGGTCGCCGGCACCACGGATGCCAACGCTGCGGTGCTGACGGCCGATGCAGCAGACGATGAGGGCATCACCGTGCTGGGCAGCACCCTTGTGATCAAGCGCTTCATGGATGAGCCACTCAGGCCTGGAGCCGGCACCTCCACCCATCGGGTGGGTGGCCGATGGCTTGGAGGAGGAGCGTCGAACAGTGGAGGAGCCGTGCTTCGTCAGATATTCCCAGGCATCGACTTAGCGGAACTAAGCCGTCAGATCGATCCCGAAAGGTCCAGCGGGCTCGATCTACGACCGCTGGCTTGCCGGGGAGAGCGCTTCCCCGTGGATGATCCGACTCAGGAACCCGTGCTCACGCCTCGCCCCGTCAGTGATTCGCTCTATCTCCATGGACTGCTTGAAGGGCTCAGCAAAATCGAACGGGATGGGTGGCAACGCTTGCAGCAACTCGGAGCTCCGGCACCCAAAAAGCTCGTGACCTTGGGAGGTGGCGCCAGAAACCCGCAATGGCGACGCCTGCGCGAGCGAATGCTGGGACTGCCGATTCGCAGCTGCACCACCCCCCCGGCTGCAGGAGTCGCCCGTCTGGCGCTCACCGCTCTGCAACAAAAGTCCCCTGCGGCGAACCATTCCGAGTGA
- the metK gene encoding methionine adenosyltransferase produces the protein MSRYVFTSESVTEGHPDKICDQVSDAVLDALLAQDSSSRVACETVVNTGLCMITGEVTSKAQVDFIHLVRDVIREIGYSGARAGGFDANSCAVLVALDQQSPDIAQGVDEADDHEGDPLDKVGAGDQGIMFGYACNETPELMPLPISLAHRLSRRLAEVRHNGTLDYLLPDGKTQVSVVYENDKPVAIDTILISTQHTAEVAGMTDEQQVRERISDDLWTHVVEPATADLPLKPLKDSTRYLVNPTGKFVVGGPQGDAGLTGRKIIVDTYGGYARHGGGAFSGKDPTKVDRSAAYAARYVAKCLVAAGLAQRAEVQLSYAIGVAKPVSILVESFGTGKVSNAELTELVQQHFDLRPGAIIQQFKLREMPSLSGGRFYRDTAAYGHFGRPDLKLPWEDVESKASTLLQAEASRLQQGNTL, from the coding sequence ATGAGTCGCTACGTCTTCACCTCCGAATCGGTTACAGAAGGACACCCCGACAAAATCTGTGATCAGGTGAGTGACGCCGTTCTCGACGCCCTGCTGGCCCAAGACAGCAGCAGCCGAGTGGCCTGTGAAACGGTGGTGAATACCGGGCTTTGCATGATCACGGGTGAAGTGACCTCAAAAGCCCAGGTTGACTTCATCCACCTGGTTCGTGATGTCATTCGAGAGATCGGTTACAGCGGTGCAAGGGCCGGCGGATTCGATGCCAACAGCTGTGCCGTTCTCGTCGCACTCGATCAACAGTCTCCCGATATCGCCCAAGGTGTTGATGAAGCCGACGACCACGAGGGAGATCCTCTCGACAAGGTCGGCGCCGGCGATCAGGGAATCATGTTCGGCTACGCCTGCAACGAAACCCCTGAGCTGATGCCGTTACCCATCAGCCTGGCGCACCGACTGTCCCGGCGGTTGGCCGAAGTACGTCACAACGGCACCCTGGATTATCTGCTTCCAGACGGCAAAACCCAGGTGAGCGTGGTTTATGAGAACGACAAACCCGTTGCCATCGACACGATCCTGATCTCAACGCAGCACACCGCTGAGGTGGCTGGAATGACTGACGAACAGCAGGTTCGTGAACGCATCAGCGACGACCTCTGGACCCATGTGGTGGAACCTGCAACGGCCGATCTTCCGCTGAAGCCTTTGAAAGACTCCACGCGCTACCTGGTGAATCCCACAGGCAAGTTCGTAGTGGGTGGCCCCCAGGGTGACGCTGGACTCACAGGCCGAAAAATCATCGTGGACACCTACGGGGGTTATGCCCGTCACGGCGGTGGTGCCTTCTCTGGCAAAGACCCCACAAAAGTGGACCGTTCGGCAGCTTATGCAGCCCGCTACGTGGCCAAATGCCTTGTGGCTGCTGGACTTGCTCAACGCGCTGAAGTGCAGCTCAGCTATGCCATCGGGGTGGCCAAGCCGGTCTCGATCCTGGTGGAGTCCTTCGGAACCGGCAAAGTTTCGAATGCTGAACTCACCGAATTGGTGCAACAGCACTTTGATCTGCGTCCGGGAGCCATCATCCAGCAGTTCAAATTGCGTGAAATGCCCTCTTTGAGCGGAGGACGCTTCTACCGCGACACCGCTGCCTATGGCCACTTCGGCCGTCCCGACCTCAAGCTGCCCTGGGAAGATGTCGAGAGCAAAGCATCAACCCTGCTTCAGGCTGAAGCCAGCCGTCTTCAACAGGGCAACACCCTCTGA
- a CDS encoding HAD family hydrolase, whose product MAHFNLRGHRIGPIDGVLFDKDGTLSHSEPQLKILADARIAEARRQFAAQGASSEDINELEALLVRTYGRNQDGVLPDGPLAVASRQHNILSTATVFAQMALGWPKALLLAEDIFDRVDVQWHALHPHGHSVSMLPAASTMLRSLKDAGVICAVISNDTTDGIQRFLRHHNLTDLFAAVWSADCLPCKPDPAAVHALCAQLNLSVDRCALIGDADTDLLMAKRAGIGAAIGYVAGWHRSPDLTAHDHLIHHWQDLTVVQPSGRP is encoded by the coding sequence TTGGCTCATTTCAACCTCCGGGGCCATCGCATTGGTCCCATCGATGGGGTGCTGTTCGACAAGGACGGCACCCTTTCGCATAGCGAGCCTCAGCTCAAGATCCTGGCTGATGCCCGGATCGCAGAAGCCAGGCGTCAGTTCGCAGCTCAGGGCGCCTCGAGCGAGGACATCAACGAGCTGGAAGCGTTGCTGGTTCGCACCTATGGACGCAACCAGGATGGGGTGCTTCCCGACGGACCCTTGGCTGTGGCTTCCAGGCAGCACAACATCCTGAGCACAGCCACTGTGTTCGCACAAATGGCTCTGGGTTGGCCCAAGGCCTTATTACTGGCAGAGGACATCTTTGATCGTGTTGATGTCCAGTGGCATGCACTACATCCCCATGGACATTCCGTCTCCATGTTGCCGGCAGCCTCCACCATGCTTCGATCGCTGAAGGACGCCGGTGTGATCTGTGCCGTGATCAGCAATGACACCACCGATGGCATCCAAAGGTTTCTGAGGCATCACAATCTCACCGACCTATTTGCGGCGGTATGGAGTGCTGACTGCTTGCCCTGCAAACCAGATCCAGCTGCGGTCCACGCCCTGTGTGCACAGCTCAACCTATCGGTCGATCGCTGCGCTCTGATCGGTGATGCTGACACCGATCTGTTGATGGCCAAGCGTGCGGGGATCGGGGCCGCCATTGGCTACGTGGCAGGTTGGCATCGCTCCCCTGATCTCACGGCTCATGACCATCTGATTCATCACTGGCAAGACCTCACCGTGGTCCAGCCATCAGGACGACCTTGA
- a CDS encoding 30S ribosomal protein S1 has translation MTVTSTDPVQDPAVETAEALTNVPEAAAEVADQADFGTDEDLSIPDDIPTADDPSSRAANRDMDNAGFTLDEFAALLSKYDYNFKPGDIVNGTVFALESKGAMIDIGAKTAAFMPLQEVSINRVEGLSDVLQPGEIREFFIMSEENEDGQLSLSIRRIEYQRAWERVRQLQKEDATIYSEVFATNRGGALVRVEGLRGFIPGSHISTRKPKEELVADFLPLKFLEVDEERNRLVLSHRRALVERKMNRLEVGEVVVGTVRGIKPYGAFIDIGGVSGLLHISEISHEHIETPHSVLNVNDQMKVMIIDLDAERGRISLSTKALEPEPGDMLTDPQKVFDKAEEMAARYKQMLLEQAEEGEEPLGSMMV, from the coding sequence ATGACTGTCACCTCCACTGATCCCGTTCAGGATCCTGCTGTGGAAACAGCTGAAGCCCTCACAAACGTGCCCGAAGCAGCAGCGGAAGTTGCCGACCAGGCTGATTTCGGCACGGATGAGGATCTCAGCATCCCCGACGACATCCCCACCGCCGACGACCCGAGCAGTCGTGCCGCAAACCGGGACATGGACAACGCCGGCTTCACTCTGGATGAGTTTGCGGCCCTCCTCAGTAAGTACGACTACAACTTCAAGCCAGGCGACATCGTGAACGGCACGGTGTTTGCCCTGGAATCGAAGGGCGCCATGATCGACATCGGCGCGAAAACTGCCGCCTTCATGCCTCTTCAAGAGGTTTCGATCAACCGGGTGGAAGGGTTGAGCGATGTGCTTCAGCCAGGCGAGATTCGCGAGTTCTTCATCATGAGTGAGGAGAACGAAGACGGTCAGCTCTCACTTTCCATCCGCCGAATCGAATACCAGCGTGCCTGGGAACGGGTTCGTCAACTCCAGAAAGAAGACGCCACGATCTACTCCGAGGTGTTTGCCACCAACCGCGGTGGTGCCTTGGTGCGTGTGGAAGGTCTGCGTGGATTCATCCCCGGGTCCCACATCAGCACCAGAAAGCCCAAGGAAGAACTCGTTGCCGATTTCCTTCCACTCAAATTTCTCGAAGTCGACGAAGAGCGCAATCGCCTCGTGCTCAGCCACCGTCGCGCGCTGGTGGAGAGGAAGATGAATCGCCTGGAAGTGGGCGAAGTTGTGGTGGGAACCGTTCGCGGCATCAAGCCTTACGGCGCTTTCATCGACATCGGCGGGGTCAGCGGCCTGCTTCACATCTCGGAGATCAGCCACGAACATATTGAGACACCCCACTCAGTGCTCAATGTGAATGATCAGATGAAGGTGATGATCATCGACCTCGATGCCGAGCGTGGACGCATCTCGCTGTCGACCAAAGCCCTTGAGCCTGAGCCGGGTGACATGCTCACCGACCCTCAGAAAGTGTTCGATAAGGCCGAAGAGATGGCGGCCCGTTACAAGCAGATGTTGCTTGAACAAGCCGAGGAAGGCGAAGAGCCCCTGGGCTCGATGATGGTCTGA
- the nrdR gene encoding transcriptional regulator NrdR, with amino-acid sequence MQCPSCQNTDSRVLESRAADGGRSVRRRRECLNCEFRFTTYERVETVPITVIKRNGNRETFSRSKLLHGLSRACEKTGLAPERLETIVDELELTLQQRSGREVSSHDIGELVLEQLKELSEVAYVRFASVYRQFSGVSDFVATLEGINASKTPLEALV; translated from the coding sequence GTGCAGTGCCCTTCCTGCCAAAACACAGACAGCCGCGTGCTCGAGTCACGAGCAGCGGATGGGGGTCGCAGTGTGCGACGTCGCAGGGAATGCTTGAACTGTGAGTTCCGCTTCACCACCTACGAACGCGTCGAGACCGTACCGATCACCGTGATCAAACGGAACGGCAACCGCGAAACATTCAGTCGCTCCAAGCTTCTCCACGGACTTAGCCGTGCGTGCGAAAAAACAGGACTAGCCCCAGAGCGGCTCGAAACAATTGTGGATGAACTGGAACTGACCTTGCAGCAACGTAGTGGTCGAGAAGTTTCAAGCCATGACATCGGCGAACTGGTGCTCGAGCAGCTCAAGGAACTGAGCGAAGTTGCTTATGTCCGCTTTGCCTCGGTTTACAGGCAATTCAGTGGCGTCAGCGATTTCGTGGCCACGCTCGAAGGGATCAACGCCTCCAAGACACCCCTGGAAGCACTGGTTTAA
- a CDS encoding photosystem II reaction center protein T encodes MESFAYILILTLAIATLFFAIAFRDPPKIGK; translated from the coding sequence ATGGAAAGCTTTGCTTACATCCTCATCCTCACCCTTGCGATTGCCACCCTTTTCTTCGCCATCGCCTTCCGCGATCCACCGAAGATCGGCAAGTAG
- the psbB gene encoding photosystem II chlorophyll-binding protein CP47, translating to MGLPWYRVHTVVINDPGRLLAVHLMHTALVAGWAGSMALYELAIFDPSDPVLNPMWRQGMFVMPFMARLGVTDSWGGWSITGATGVDPGFWSFEGVAAAHIVFSGLLMLAAIWHWTYWDLEIWQDPRTGEPALDLPKIFGIHLLLAGLGCFGFGAFHLTGVFGPGMWISDPYGITGHLEPVQPSWGPEGFNPFNPGGIVAHHIAAGIVGIIAGIFHITTRPPERLYKALRMGNIETVLASAIAAVFFAAFIVAGTMWYGAAATPIELFGPTRYQWDQNYFKTEINRRVQTAMDQGATASEAYASIPEKLAFYDYVGNSPAKGGLFRVGPMVNGDGLPTGWLGHISFTDKEGRELQVRRLPNFFENFPVILEDSDGIVRGDIPFRRAEAKYSFEQQGITATVFGGALDGQTFTDPAEVKRLARKSQLGEAFEFDRETYNSDGTFRSSPRGWFTFGHATFALLFFFGHIWHGARTLYRDVFAGIDPDLGEQVEFGLFQKLGDRSTRRLPDGYVPPAGTPLS from the coding sequence ATGGGATTGCCCTGGTATCGGGTGCACACCGTCGTCATCAACGACCCCGGCCGCCTCTTGGCCGTGCACCTCATGCACACTGCCCTCGTTGCCGGCTGGGCCGGCTCGATGGCCCTTTATGAACTTGCCATCTTCGATCCGTCCGATCCTGTCCTGAACCCAATGTGGCGTCAGGGCATGTTCGTGATGCCCTTCATGGCACGCCTCGGCGTGACCGACAGCTGGGGTGGTTGGAGTATCACCGGCGCCACCGGAGTCGATCCAGGTTTCTGGAGCTTCGAAGGAGTTGCCGCCGCCCACATCGTGTTCAGCGGCCTGCTGATGCTGGCTGCCATTTGGCACTGGACCTACTGGGACCTCGAGATCTGGCAAGACCCCCGCACAGGGGAGCCTGCTCTCGATCTCCCCAAGATTTTCGGTATTCACCTCCTCCTCGCTGGTCTTGGTTGCTTCGGTTTCGGAGCCTTCCACCTCACTGGTGTATTCGGGCCTGGAATGTGGATCTCTGACCCTTACGGCATCACTGGTCACCTCGAACCAGTGCAACCTTCATGGGGTCCTGAAGGATTCAATCCCTTCAATCCGGGGGGCATTGTTGCTCACCACATTGCCGCCGGAATCGTTGGCATCATCGCTGGAATTTTCCACATCACGACCCGTCCCCCCGAGCGCCTTTACAAAGCGCTGCGAATGGGCAACATCGAAACGGTGCTTGCCAGTGCCATTGCAGCTGTTTTCTTCGCTGCATTCATCGTTGCCGGAACCATGTGGTACGGAGCAGCTGCCACCCCAATTGAGTTGTTTGGTCCCACTCGTTACCAGTGGGATCAGAACTATTTCAAGACGGAGATCAACCGTCGCGTTCAAACTGCGATGGATCAAGGCGCAACCGCATCAGAGGCGTACGCTTCGATTCCTGAAAAGCTCGCTTTCTACGACTACGTCGGCAACAGCCCTGCCAAGGGCGGTCTGTTCCGTGTCGGCCCGATGGTGAATGGCGACGGTCTTCCCACCGGGTGGCTCGGCCATATCTCCTTCACCGACAAAGAAGGTCGGGAATTGCAGGTCAGGCGTCTTCCCAACTTCTTCGAGAACTTCCCCGTCATCCTTGAAGACAGTGATGGAATCGTTCGTGGAGACATTCCCTTCCGCCGCGCTGAAGCGAAATACTCCTTCGAACAACAAGGCATCACTGCAACAGTGTTTGGTGGTGCCCTGGATGGTCAAACCTTCACCGATCCTGCTGAGGTGAAGCGTCTGGCCCGAAAGTCACAACTGGGTGAAGCGTTCGAATTTGATCGCGAGACCTACAACTCCGACGGAACGTTCCGCAGTTCACCCCGCGGCTGGTTCACCTTCGGCCACGCAACCTTTGCGCTGCTGTTCTTCTTCGGCCATATCTGGCACGGTGCTCGTACCCTGTACCGCGATGTGTTTGCCGGTATCGATCCAGACCTCGGTGAACAGGTGGAATTTGGCCTCTTCCAGAAACTGGGAGACCGCTCCACCCGTCGTCTGCCCGATGGCTATGTGCCACCGGCAGGCACCCCGCTCAGCTAA
- a CDS encoding 2Fe-2S iron-sulfur cluster-binding protein, which produces MPVIRFVREGRDVECYPGENLRDVALREGIQLYGLKGQLGNCGGCGQCITCFVEVKGDQSAANSLSVRTAVEDAKLRRRPESWRLACQALVERSVVILTRPQVSMGDQRRRIEAALGAPLPQGPTAWPVVESGEDDDEEAGDDEVVHNQSSTDAPATPGDEP; this is translated from the coding sequence ATGCCTGTGATCCGGTTTGTGCGCGAAGGTCGCGATGTTGAGTGCTATCCCGGCGAGAACCTCCGCGATGTGGCCCTCAGGGAGGGCATTCAGCTCTATGGCTTGAAAGGCCAGCTGGGGAACTGTGGTGGATGTGGGCAGTGCATCACCTGTTTTGTCGAGGTCAAGGGGGATCAGTCGGCCGCCAACTCCCTCTCCGTTCGCACGGCTGTGGAGGACGCCAAGCTCCGCCGCCGGCCTGAAAGCTGGAGACTCGCCTGCCAGGCTCTTGTGGAACGTTCTGTTGTGATTCTCACGAGGCCGCAGGTGTCGATGGGCGATCAGCGCCGACGCATTGAGGCGGCTCTCGGTGCACCCCTGCCGCAAGGCCCCACGGCATGGCCTGTGGTGGAAAGCGGTGAGGATGACGACGAAGAGGCAGGAGATGATGAGGTTGTTCATAATCAGTCATCCACCGACGCTCCTGCTACACCCGGTGACGAGCCGTGA
- the psbM gene encoding photosystem II reaction center protein PsbM translates to METNDLGFVASLLFVLVPTVFLIILFIQTNSKEG, encoded by the coding sequence ATGGAAACCAACGACCTCGGTTTCGTGGCCAGCCTGCTTTTTGTGCTTGTGCCAACCGTTTTCTTGATCATTCTCTTCATCCAAACCAACAGCAAGGAGGGTTGA
- a CDS encoding universal stress protein produces MFKNLLIADSGKGHVEEMVRMLRDLPACQTARVNLLHVVSEQSKDNSDQHWTTAGSLLAKAIEKLGLNPGDVNSIIRQGDAKQTVLTVADELDADLIVMGSRGLGRLQSILGNSASQYVFQLSTRPMLLVRDDLYVRHINRVLVTIDGTGVGDDALRLACEMVREIPGGQLTGVHVSRSEPTPSRGASGTSDTLLDQAVQKARILGVTLTPLHVTDADVGKGVCQAAEKIQADLVVLASQDRRPLVARGLVDLDKLLGGSVSDYIRVHAPAPVLLVREPERR; encoded by the coding sequence GTGTTCAAGAACCTGTTGATCGCCGACTCCGGCAAAGGCCACGTGGAAGAGATGGTCCGCATGCTGCGAGACCTGCCCGCTTGTCAGACAGCGAGAGTGAACTTGCTGCATGTGGTTTCCGAACAGAGCAAGGACAATTCAGACCAGCACTGGACCACGGCCGGCAGCCTGTTGGCCAAGGCTATTGAAAAGCTTGGCCTCAACCCGGGTGACGTGAACTCGATCATCCGCCAGGGAGACGCCAAACAGACCGTTCTCACGGTGGCTGATGAGCTGGATGCGGATCTGATCGTGATGGGCTCCCGCGGCCTGGGACGCTTGCAATCGATCCTTGGCAATAGCGCCAGCCAGTACGTTTTTCAGCTGTCCACGCGCCCCATGCTCCTGGTTCGTGACGACCTCTATGTGAGACACATCAATCGCGTCTTGGTGACGATCGACGGAACTGGCGTTGGAGACGACGCCCTCAGGCTGGCCTGCGAGATGGTGAGAGAAATTCCTGGCGGACAACTCACAGGTGTGCACGTTTCGCGCTCAGAACCAACCCCATCGCGAGGGGCATCCGGGACCAGCGACACCCTGCTTGATCAGGCCGTTCAAAAGGCGCGGATACTCGGAGTCACTCTTACCCCACTCCATGTCACGGATGCGGATGTGGGCAAGGGTGTGTGCCAGGCAGCAGAGAAAATCCAAGCCGATCTCGTGGTGTTGGCTTCGCAAGATCGACGCCCTCTCGTGGCAAGGGGACTCGTTGATCTCGACAAGTTGCTAGGGGGATCTGTCAGTGACTACATCAGAGTGCATGCCCCCGCCCCTGTGCTGCTTGTACGCGAACCAGAGCGGCGCTGA
- a CDS encoding thioesterase family protein has protein sequence MVNESVTASPFRLVKRVLPQHTDHGGVMWHGGYVAWLEEARVEALCAIGFPYERFVAAGLEMPVVRLDIRYREALRLGDEVLLESWPKPRHGVRWPWTTCVMRSGVCAVEARVDLALVQVQGARKVLRHPPAEVAEVFEALTGSKRTH, from the coding sequence ATGGTGAATGAGAGCGTTACGGCGAGTCCATTCCGCCTTGTTAAGCGTGTGCTTCCTCAGCACACGGATCACGGTGGCGTGATGTGGCATGGGGGCTACGTGGCTTGGCTGGAGGAGGCCAGGGTTGAGGCGCTCTGTGCCATTGGCTTCCCTTATGAGCGCTTTGTCGCGGCAGGGCTGGAAATGCCTGTGGTGCGTCTCGACATCCGCTACAGAGAGGCCTTGAGGCTCGGCGATGAGGTTTTGCTGGAGTCATGGCCGAAGCCGCGTCATGGCGTGCGCTGGCCCTGGACAACGTGCGTGATGCGATCTGGCGTCTGTGCGGTTGAAGCCAGGGTTGACTTGGCGCTTGTTCAAGTACAAGGCGCTCGGAAGGTCTTGCGACACCCTCCCGCGGAGGTGGCGGAAGTTTTCGAAGCATTGACAGGCAGCAAGCGAACGCATTGA